One Glutamicibacter mishrai genomic window carries:
- a CDS encoding Gfo/Idh/MocA family protein: MSAVKIGLVGAGPWAKIFHAPMITGGPEAELTAVWARRQEAAQEIVDEFGGVVAGSFEDLVESVDAIVFAVPPFIQAELAARAAPAGKPMLLEKPLGVDLEQAEQLARTLNEANVATQVMFTNRFSPRIREFLADARKQKPIGAVGSYINQAALPGGTFATPWRIEKGGLLDLGPHVLDTLDAAVGPITQVRGEGDPQRWYILSVTHENGVLSQAALSLTSPVVADVAGVKVYTEDGELECEFVGKDGDPETPHVIRREFAEVVRSGNSHEIDVNRALYIQRLLEQAKTAN; this comes from the coding sequence ATGTCTGCAGTAAAAATTGGACTCGTTGGTGCTGGCCCGTGGGCAAAGATTTTTCATGCGCCAATGATCACCGGAGGCCCCGAAGCGGAGCTTACGGCTGTCTGGGCTCGTCGACAAGAAGCTGCCCAGGAAATCGTTGATGAGTTCGGAGGCGTAGTCGCCGGCTCCTTCGAAGACTTGGTTGAGTCCGTAGATGCAATTGTCTTCGCCGTCCCGCCATTCATTCAGGCGGAGCTGGCGGCAAGGGCCGCACCGGCCGGCAAACCGATGCTGTTGGAAAAACCACTTGGTGTGGATCTTGAACAGGCTGAGCAATTAGCGCGCACCTTGAATGAAGCCAACGTAGCTACGCAGGTCATGTTCACTAACCGGTTCAGCCCACGCATTCGTGAATTCTTGGCTGATGCGCGGAAACAGAAGCCGATTGGCGCTGTTGGAAGCTACATCAACCAGGCAGCACTTCCAGGTGGCACTTTTGCAACTCCTTGGCGAATTGAAAAAGGCGGCCTCCTCGATCTTGGGCCGCACGTTTTGGACACCTTGGACGCGGCAGTTGGGCCTATTACCCAAGTTCGCGGTGAAGGCGACCCGCAGCGCTGGTACATCTTGTCGGTTACTCACGAGAACGGGGTGTTGAGCCAGGCCGCATTGTCGCTCACTAGCCCCGTCGTCGCTGACGTAGCCGGCGTCAAGGTGTATACCGAAGACGGCGAACTCGAATGCGAATTCGTGGGCAAAGACGGTGACCCTGAGACGCCTCACGTTATTCGCCGAGAATTCGCCGAAGTCGTAAGGTCTGGCAATTCTCACGAGATTGACGTGAATCGAGCCCTCTATATCCAGCGATTGCTTGAACAAGCAAAGACCGCCAACTAG
- a CDS encoding APC family permease: MTKTSKDVAALSSQLPSSNTRLSGNLGATSLVLSVLAFSAPIVTVSGYIAFAIGFVGETAPLAWVVATIGLAIFAVGYTTMTKHIKRPGAFYAYISLGLGKTLGLGGAYLATVSYMLITVGIYTFTGTMVSSAVEALGGPIIPWYVCTAASWIVITVLGHFQIELSAKVLGIVMVLEIILVAIFNVVVLSKGGESGLSVEPLNPAKFLNAGTGMALLFAFGNFVGFEATALYRDEVRNPGKTIPRATYMAVFLIGGFYAISAYSMITAYGPSAVSHAVDDPTTMFDSAMATYVSSSLATVTLVLVATSALASVLSTHNVVARYLQNLGADHALPSFLAAVHPVHKSPYKASVTNSVLVGVLLILGGLIIHDEDLVIGTGSGLGTAGVLSLMALVSFAVVRYFAIAGLPAGESVWRVKTAPLIAAFILCAVVVFALVRFDLLVGGEPGERLWLLLIPILFISAGCLVAIRMKRMHPNLYGCLGRAEGDRS, translated from the coding sequence ATGACTAAAACATCCAAGGATGTAGCGGCGTTGTCTTCACAACTCCCGTCATCAAATACTCGATTGTCAGGAAACCTAGGGGCAACGTCGCTAGTTCTGAGCGTCCTCGCCTTTTCCGCTCCCATTGTGACCGTTTCGGGCTATATCGCCTTCGCAATTGGCTTTGTAGGCGAAACGGCGCCTCTGGCCTGGGTTGTGGCGACTATCGGTCTAGCGATCTTTGCGGTTGGCTATACCACCATGACTAAGCACATCAAACGCCCAGGAGCTTTCTACGCCTACATTTCACTGGGGCTCGGGAAGACGCTTGGACTTGGCGGAGCATACCTAGCAACAGTTTCCTACATGCTGATTACGGTTGGCATCTACACATTTACCGGGACAATGGTTTCTTCCGCTGTAGAAGCCCTAGGTGGACCAATTATCCCGTGGTACGTGTGCACTGCAGCCAGTTGGATTGTCATCACCGTCCTTGGCCACTTCCAAATTGAACTTTCCGCCAAGGTACTGGGCATCGTCATGGTCCTGGAGATTATCTTGGTAGCAATTTTCAACGTCGTCGTTCTCAGCAAGGGCGGTGAAAGTGGGCTGTCAGTTGAGCCCCTGAACCCAGCCAAGTTCTTGAATGCCGGTACGGGTATGGCATTGTTGTTTGCCTTCGGAAATTTCGTCGGATTTGAAGCAACTGCCCTGTATCGAGACGAAGTTCGAAATCCAGGAAAGACGATTCCTCGGGCAACGTATATGGCTGTCTTCCTCATCGGCGGGTTCTACGCGATTTCTGCGTACTCAATGATTACCGCCTATGGACCAAGCGCGGTCTCGCATGCGGTTGATGACCCAACAACGATGTTTGATTCAGCGATGGCAACTTACGTCAGCAGCAGCTTGGCCACAGTGACGCTGGTTTTGGTAGCAACTTCAGCGCTGGCATCAGTGCTATCTACACACAATGTGGTTGCACGATACCTTCAGAACCTCGGTGCAGATCATGCTCTTCCGAGCTTCTTGGCTGCTGTACACCCGGTTCACAAGTCGCCATACAAAGCGTCGGTAACAAACTCTGTTCTGGTCGGCGTACTTCTCATTCTTGGTGGGCTCATCATTCACGACGAGGACCTAGTTATCGGAACTGGCAGTGGCTTGGGAACGGCAGGGGTCTTGTCCCTGATGGCCTTGGTGAGTTTTGCAGTAGTCCGATACTTCGCTATTGCTGGCCTTCCGGCTGGTGAATCAGTGTGGCGGGTGAAAACTGCGCCTCTGATCGCCGCATTCATTCTTTGTGCAGTCGTGGTGTTTGCCCTTGTTCGATTCGATCTTCTCGTCGGCGGAGAGCCAGGAGAACGGCTTTGGCTCCTGCTGATCCCGATCCTGTTCATCAGCGCGGGCTGTCTGGTTGCGATTCGGATGAAACGTATGCATCCCAATTTGTATGGCTGCCTTGGCCGTGCAGAAGGTGACCGATCCTAG
- a CDS encoding FAD-dependent oxidoreductase gives MSIYTNYLSGVRPDGGHHDEKISAHVAIVGSGPTGCFAALAMLKCVPEVRITVFEARPTPYGLLRYGVAPDHQGMKNVTRQFERLFGSNQVEFVGNVRIGQDLPFEVLQENFDFVVIATGLPSERALPVPVHPGAKVWGASQLLRYLNADPDSDLRTRETVELGDSVLIIGSGNVAMDVARLLAKSDEGFDGSDVDDAAREALAPSKITRITLLSRSPYEQVRWDPSMFKELCSIPGVEVYLDGRRSTEETDTSSGPTRHQPLRVEVFFNQKLREIDLQEDNAYDNQLIVRTQNGTSDAHLSAESPKTSFRASAVIAAIGFEERRIGFGEVPADNVLRTGGCATGRLGNLAENRALAKQTAQLVAAKVGKQSELTGLAGVAPFLTQTPVSFSDWKAIDEAEITRARPGRIRQKFTSWSEMSDVVAQTRS, from the coding sequence ATGTCCATTTATACAAATTATTTGTCAGGCGTCAGGCCGGACGGTGGACATCATGATGAAAAAATTTCAGCCCATGTTGCGATTGTTGGATCCGGCCCAACCGGATGTTTCGCCGCACTTGCGATGCTCAAATGTGTCCCCGAAGTACGAATTACAGTCTTCGAAGCCAGACCTACTCCATACGGACTTTTACGCTACGGAGTGGCTCCTGACCATCAAGGAATGAAAAACGTGACTCGGCAGTTTGAGCGGTTATTCGGATCGAACCAAGTCGAATTCGTAGGCAACGTTCGAATCGGGCAAGATCTCCCTTTTGAGGTCCTCCAGGAAAACTTTGATTTTGTAGTCATAGCGACAGGGCTTCCTTCTGAACGGGCACTTCCCGTGCCGGTCCACCCCGGTGCCAAGGTTTGGGGCGCCAGCCAGCTGCTTCGCTACCTCAACGCCGATCCAGACAGTGACCTGCGCACAAGAGAAACTGTGGAATTAGGCGATTCTGTTCTCATCATCGGCTCAGGAAATGTCGCAATGGATGTAGCGAGATTACTCGCCAAGTCCGATGAAGGTTTTGACGGATCGGATGTCGATGACGCGGCTCGAGAAGCGTTAGCACCGTCGAAAATTACTCGCATCACGTTGCTCTCCCGAAGCCCCTACGAACAAGTTCGTTGGGATCCGTCGATGTTCAAGGAGCTGTGCTCCATCCCCGGTGTTGAGGTCTATCTGGACGGAAGACGCTCCACGGAAGAGACTGACACATCCTCGGGGCCAACGCGCCATCAACCACTTCGCGTCGAAGTTTTTTTCAACCAGAAACTGCGCGAAATCGACCTCCAGGAAGACAATGCCTATGACAATCAACTAATTGTCAGAACGCAAAATGGAACATCTGACGCTCACCTGTCCGCCGAGTCTCCCAAAACGTCCTTTCGGGCATCGGCTGTCATTGCAGCGATTGGCTTCGAAGAGCGTCGTATCGGTTTTGGCGAAGTTCCTGCCGACAATGTACTTCGCACCGGCGGGTGTGCTACCGGCCGGCTAGGAAACCTCGCCGAAAACCGAGCGCTTGCAAAACAGACTGCGCAACTGGTCGCCGCAAAGGTGGGAAAACAATCCGAACTCACGGGTTTGGCCGGGGTTGCACCATTCCTGACTCAAACTCCGGTTTCATTTTCTGATTGGAAAGCCATTGATGAAGCTGAAATAACTAGGGCACGGCCCGGTCGCATCAGGCAAAAGTTCACATCATGGTCCGAAATGAGCGACGTAGTCGCACAGACGCGCAGCTAA
- a CDS encoding cytochrome P450: MTQVNVWYGTESGNAEMVGDEIAAALSSTRFTSNLSELPEISVSDVSNAELTIFVTSTYGEGGLPATTEPFYDALSAERPDLSGLKFAAFGLGDRTYENYNNAVATVSTLLVDLGAEQIGPTGTHDAVTGLDPAQVAQEWLTNEILPILDAEGETEQVEKSSHSSDLFPWSNEDFQKNPHPWYDAARELGPVHQTDDRTFVVLGYDEAMKFVKEPSMSIREPDWIQENPWKAFGNTVLSLDPPNHTKARRLFSRWFTPKLIKQWVGATKTSMEGILAGYKPGQVIDGHFDLGVVPTHTTMAQVLGFPDGEVEPLFWALWNAMLIQATDPAPETREQSIESLDYMFNTTAKLLKEKEENPGNGLADELLAASKRGEITEREVLENMVLFYMSGAPNPAYLVGAGLEIFAEHPEVLREYRDNPGAREQIVNEIARLNPVELLLTRFPTQDIEIAGVSIPAGSMVKFPIGAVNRDPKIFDNPHEFDFTRPIDASRNLTFGLGTHSCAGQLIARAEIDIIFTMIAERFTEVTIAQEPIRVITDRLVAYDKMPVTLS, translated from the coding sequence ATGACTCAAGTCAACGTTTGGTATGGAACAGAATCCGGAAACGCAGAAATGGTGGGAGATGAGATCGCCGCAGCACTTTCCTCCACGAGGTTCACGAGCAATTTAAGCGAATTACCCGAGATCAGTGTTTCAGACGTTTCCAACGCAGAACTCACCATTTTCGTTACTTCCACCTACGGCGAGGGCGGGCTGCCGGCAACGACAGAACCTTTCTACGACGCGCTGTCGGCTGAACGCCCAGATCTAAGCGGGCTCAAGTTCGCCGCTTTCGGATTGGGAGATCGCACCTACGAAAACTACAACAATGCGGTAGCAACAGTATCTACGCTCTTGGTCGACCTAGGAGCTGAACAAATCGGGCCAACCGGAACGCATGACGCAGTGACCGGACTCGATCCCGCACAGGTTGCCCAAGAATGGCTCACGAACGAGATCCTGCCCATCCTCGATGCCGAAGGCGAGACCGAACAAGTGGAAAAAAGCTCACACTCTTCTGACCTGTTCCCATGGAGCAACGAAGACTTCCAGAAAAATCCTCATCCCTGGTACGACGCAGCTCGCGAACTGGGTCCCGTTCATCAGACTGACGACAGGACATTCGTCGTTCTTGGCTACGATGAGGCGATGAAATTCGTCAAAGAACCAAGCATGAGCATCCGTGAACCAGATTGGATTCAAGAAAATCCATGGAAGGCTTTTGGAAATACCGTTCTCTCTCTTGACCCGCCTAATCACACAAAGGCACGTCGATTGTTTTCTCGCTGGTTCACCCCGAAGCTGATCAAGCAGTGGGTCGGGGCGACAAAGACTTCTATGGAGGGAATTCTCGCTGGGTACAAGCCCGGACAGGTAATCGACGGCCACTTTGATTTGGGCGTTGTTCCGACTCATACAACTATGGCGCAAGTACTGGGATTCCCGGACGGCGAAGTAGAGCCTCTGTTCTGGGCGCTGTGGAATGCAATGCTGATTCAGGCAACTGATCCGGCCCCAGAAACGCGCGAACAATCCATCGAAAGCTTGGACTACATGTTCAACACTACCGCGAAGCTGCTCAAGGAAAAGGAAGAGAATCCAGGCAACGGTCTGGCAGATGAGCTCCTAGCGGCAAGCAAACGGGGTGAAATCACCGAACGAGAAGTCCTGGAAAATATGGTCCTTTTCTACATGTCAGGCGCACCGAATCCAGCGTATCTAGTGGGAGCCGGACTTGAGATCTTCGCCGAGCATCCAGAAGTCCTTCGAGAGTACCGGGATAATCCAGGAGCCCGCGAACAGATTGTCAACGAGATCGCTCGGCTAAATCCCGTCGAACTCCTGCTTACCCGATTCCCGACCCAGGATATCGAAATTGCGGGCGTCTCCATTCCGGCTGGTTCAATGGTCAAATTCCCTATCGGGGCCGTGAACCGCGATCCGAAAATTTTTGACAACCCGCACGAGTTTGATTTCACACGGCCGATCGATGCGAGCCGAAACCTTACCTTCGGTTTGGGTACACATAGTTGTGCAGGTCAGTTGATTGCCCGTGCTGAAATTGACATCATCTTCACAATGATTGCGGAGCGATTTACCGAAGTCACGATTGCTCAGGAGCCAATCCGCGTCATCACGGACCGACTAGTCGCATATGACAAGATGCCTGTCACGCTGTCGTAG
- a CDS encoding TetR/AcrR family transcriptional regulator: MMVMTANGATTKKKKTSSAPMALPFRQLALDEFARQFDTAHIEDMSPAKRRVVEAFLRLCVVHGMQSVSMRTLAKELDIKAPTIYSHFPGGRDEIIAESLRWHFHHFCSALVDAVRPAKDASSFLDAMIRLHFVRQVQLPESNLWDLIVGIDRSVQILPVDLSVQVAHWVDLYESLYIAVARDLGLEDVTIKVKMVNTLLEGSTRWFEPTKTAKGLSRGADQAVAISRQILGMAAS, encoded by the coding sequence ATGATGGTTATGACCGCTAATGGAGCAACGACAAAAAAGAAAAAGACATCGTCAGCGCCTATGGCATTACCTTTTCGCCAGCTAGCGTTGGATGAATTCGCGCGTCAGTTCGATACTGCTCATATAGAGGACATGTCTCCTGCTAAGCGTCGTGTCGTCGAAGCATTCCTAAGGCTGTGCGTAGTACACGGGATGCAGTCCGTTAGCATGCGTACGCTGGCAAAAGAACTTGATATCAAGGCACCTACAATTTATTCGCATTTCCCAGGTGGTCGGGACGAAATCATCGCAGAATCCCTGCGCTGGCACTTCCATCATTTTTGCAGCGCCCTTGTTGATGCAGTTCGCCCCGCGAAGGACGCTTCGTCCTTTCTCGACGCGATGATCCGGCTCCACTTCGTACGCCAGGTTCAATTGCCCGAAAGCAATTTGTGGGATTTGATTGTTGGTATAGACCGATCAGTGCAAATCCTTCCTGTGGACCTCAGCGTGCAAGTGGCGCATTGGGTCGATCTATACGAATCGCTGTACATTGCGGTTGCTCGTGACCTCGGACTCGAAGATGTCACGATCAAGGTGAAAATGGTCAACACACTGCTGGAGGGTTCAACCAGATGGTTCGAACCGACAAAGACAGCCAAGGGCCTGTCTCGAGGCGCTGATCAAGCCGTGGCCATTTCCCGTCAAATTCTCGGAATGGCCGCTTCCTAA
- a CDS encoding VOC family protein → MITVKRAFDHIGMSVPDLEEAVDFFVDALGFEVVIKAGPFDDFGYVWPGELGPEPGTLRQANLVLGDSFNIELLEYTNRTAAIPDAAPRPADPGGWHLCLHVDDIDKASDELASRLDTTKISDIIQEEQDMEGLRWAYFRTTWGLVLELIQWSPGMPYESTTQARMALPRWA, encoded by the coding sequence ATGATCACAGTTAAGAGAGCATTCGACCATATCGGCATGTCTGTCCCCGATCTTGAGGAAGCAGTCGACTTTTTTGTCGATGCCCTAGGGTTCGAAGTGGTTATCAAAGCAGGGCCGTTTGATGATTTTGGATATGTCTGGCCTGGTGAGCTGGGACCCGAGCCAGGAACACTGCGACAAGCGAACCTAGTACTGGGTGATTCATTCAATATCGAGCTGCTTGAGTACACGAATCGAACTGCCGCCATTCCTGATGCAGCGCCTCGACCTGCGGATCCAGGCGGCTGGCACCTATGCCTGCATGTCGACGACATTGATAAGGCAAGCGACGAATTAGCAAGTCGTCTAGACACCACTAAGATTTCGGACATCATCCAGGAAGAACAGGATATGGAAGGACTGAGGTGGGCCTATTTCAGAACCACATGGGGGTTAGTGCTCGAACTCATTCAGTGGTCTCCTGGAATGCCTTACGAATCAACGACGCAGGCACGAATGGCATTGCCCCGCTGGGCTTGA
- a CDS encoding MFS transporter — translation MFAAFVAFGLVLGSWAAHLPILKSNLHASTSELGIILLILGGGAFFGMQASGYAANKFGSGKVAAIGSLALSVTTVPPLFCSTWASAAIASLAMGISVGIIEVGANAAAVEVEREYQRPIMSSFHGMFSVGSVLGSVIGAGAFALNISYRFTLPTVALMVLILLVVSAKTLMTIQTDPTPQVVTGSTATSSRVQRSNRQTMQLIAYGCLAFLLLLTEGSAMDWSSLHAQEHLDATSSGAALALACFVSAMTIGRFTIDRLAERIGPARILRYGSALSIAGLIAVFCSPVLPLACIGWAAMGLGLSGCVPQVFTATGNLSGSNAKELARVVGAGYIAVLAGPAIIGWLADQFGINNAFILPIIGMVICLVSANILEPKKEPVATH, via the coding sequence GTGTTCGCGGCATTTGTCGCTTTCGGTCTGGTTCTGGGGTCGTGGGCAGCTCACCTGCCAATTTTGAAATCAAATTTGCACGCAAGTACATCCGAACTAGGGATTATCCTGCTCATACTGGGCGGTGGCGCATTTTTCGGAATGCAGGCCAGCGGATATGCCGCCAACAAATTCGGGAGCGGGAAAGTCGCAGCCATCGGCTCATTGGCGCTCTCGGTAACCACCGTTCCTCCACTTTTCTGCTCGACCTGGGCATCTGCAGCGATAGCTTCTCTGGCGATGGGCATTAGCGTGGGGATCATTGAAGTAGGCGCTAATGCCGCCGCCGTAGAAGTTGAACGCGAGTACCAACGGCCCATCATGTCTTCTTTCCACGGCATGTTCTCCGTAGGCAGTGTGCTGGGTTCAGTGATCGGAGCCGGCGCATTTGCTCTCAATATCAGTTATCGGTTCACGTTGCCTACCGTTGCCTTGATGGTGCTCATTTTGCTTGTGGTCTCAGCAAAAACACTGATGACAATTCAGACAGACCCGACTCCACAGGTCGTAACCGGCTCAACTGCTACCTCAAGCAGGGTTCAACGAAGCAATCGCCAAACGATGCAGCTCATCGCTTACGGATGCTTGGCATTCCTGCTGTTACTGACCGAAGGGTCTGCCATGGATTGGAGCAGCCTTCACGCCCAGGAGCACTTGGACGCGACATCCAGCGGTGCGGCGTTGGCCTTGGCGTGTTTCGTGAGCGCAATGACAATTGGACGATTCACAATCGACCGTCTCGCGGAACGAATCGGTCCCGCGCGAATTCTCCGTTATGGCTCTGCCCTGTCGATCGCCGGACTCATAGCCGTCTTTTGCTCTCCAGTCCTTCCGCTTGCGTGCATTGGCTGGGCTGCTATGGGGCTAGGCCTCTCCGGCTGTGTCCCGCAGGTATTTACCGCAACAGGAAATCTTTCTGGTTCAAATGCCAAAGAACTAGCCCGCGTCGTAGGCGCTGGATATATTGCGGTGCTCGCCGGTCCCGCGATCATCGGTTGGCTAGCCGACCAGTTTGGAATCAACAACGCCTTCATCCTGCCAATCATTGGCATGGTCATCTGTCTGGTATCCGCCAACATACTGGAACCGAAGAAAGAGCCAGTAGCTACCCACTAA
- a CDS encoding 3-hydroxybutyrate dehydrogenase, protein MTQESELPTSTTGGLNGRRALVTGGASGIGFACAQALAQASAKVAIADLNEEAAQEAASKIGGTAWAVDLSDTAALEQLSIDTDILINNAGIQKVAAIHEFEPEAWRLIHRLMLEAPFLLIRAALPGMRERGFGRIINISSIHGLRASAFKSAYVSAKHGLEGLSKVTALEGAEHGITSNCINPGYVRTALVEKQIADQAKLHQIPESEVVQKIMLTESAIKRLVEPDEVASLAAWLSSDMAGMVTGASYTMDGGWSAR, encoded by the coding sequence ATGACTCAAGAATCAGAACTGCCAACGAGCACCACGGGCGGATTGAACGGCCGGCGCGCATTGGTCACCGGGGGAGCCTCGGGAATCGGTTTCGCCTGCGCCCAGGCCTTGGCCCAAGCCAGTGCCAAGGTGGCAATCGCTGACCTGAACGAGGAAGCAGCCCAAGAGGCAGCGAGCAAGATCGGCGGAACAGCGTGGGCAGTGGATCTTTCGGATACCGCGGCACTGGAGCAGCTCAGCATTGATACCGACATCTTGATCAACAACGCCGGCATCCAGAAAGTGGCCGCGATCCACGAATTCGAACCCGAAGCCTGGCGGCTGATCCACCGGCTGATGCTGGAAGCACCCTTCCTGCTGATCCGCGCAGCGCTTCCCGGAATGCGCGAGCGCGGCTTCGGGCGGATCATCAACATCTCATCGATTCATGGCCTGCGCGCCAGCGCTTTCAAGAGCGCCTATGTTTCGGCCAAGCACGGTCTGGAAGGGTTGTCCAAGGTCACTGCGCTGGAAGGCGCGGAGCACGGGATCACCAGCAACTGCATCAACCCGGGCTATGTCCGTACGGCCCTGGTGGAAAAGCAGATCGCAGACCAGGCCAAGCTGCATCAGATTCCGGAGTCGGAAGTGGTCCAGAAAATCATGCTCACCGAGTCCGCAATCAAGAGGCTCGTCGAGCCTGATGAAGTCGCTTCCCTGGCTGCTTGGCTCAGCTCCGATATGGCAGGCATGGTTACCGGTGCCTCCTACACCATGGACGGCGGGTGGAGCGCGCGGTAG
- a CDS encoding NUDIX hydrolase — protein sequence MTTLPTNDPAPAVPIRRAASVLILREGAEGFEVFVQHREATMDFAAGMVVYPGGRVDPKDSETAGSGQLDPMITRTHAERWARTSVWDQGEASAQQKAGEILAAALREVFEETGLVLDPGQLFPWANWVTPEGFPRRFDTYFFVAALAADQEPVHQTTEAVRSDWAKPQELFAALERGELKMMRPTQRTLLDAMELGTVQAIIANDAVITAVHPDPRDSHSAHPVRASEIGTPGS from the coding sequence ATGACGACTTTACCGACCAACGATCCAGCGCCTGCGGTTCCAATCCGGCGCGCAGCCAGTGTCCTGATACTGCGCGAAGGCGCTGAAGGCTTTGAGGTTTTTGTCCAGCATCGCGAAGCCACCATGGATTTTGCCGCTGGCATGGTGGTTTATCCCGGGGGCAGGGTTGATCCCAAGGACAGCGAAACGGCCGGCAGCGGCCAGCTGGATCCGATGATCACCAGGACTCACGCCGAACGCTGGGCGCGTACCTCCGTGTGGGATCAGGGCGAAGCCAGCGCCCAGCAGAAGGCCGGAGAAATCCTGGCCGCCGCCCTGCGCGAGGTGTTCGAGGAAACCGGATTGGTCCTCGACCCCGGCCAGCTCTTCCCGTGGGCCAATTGGGTGACTCCCGAAGGCTTCCCGCGCCGGTTCGATACCTACTTTTTTGTCGCGGCGCTGGCTGCGGATCAGGAACCTGTGCACCAGACCACCGAAGCCGTGCGCTCTGACTGGGCCAAGCCGCAAGAGCTCTTTGCGGCGCTTGAACGCGGCGAGCTGAAGATGATGCGCCCAACCCAGCGGACCCTGCTTGATGCCATGGAGCTGGGAACAGTGCAGGCCATTATCGCCAATGATGCGGTGATCACCGCGGTGCATCCAGACCCCCGCGATTCCCATTCCGCGCACCCGGTGCGCGCCAGCGAAATCGGCACACCAGGTTCCTGA
- a CDS encoding acyl-CoA dehydrogenase family protein, with protein MFEISDDQKSLIGMVHDFAETKIAPMAQKWDEEQHFPIDVLAQAGQLGMGGIYASEEHGGSALTRSDAVLVFEELAKADPTLAAYISIHNMVVWMVDSFGNDEQRAKWLPDLISMEQLGSYCLTEPGIGSDAAALSTRARKDGNEYVLSGVKQFISGAGSSGLYIVMARTADTGARGISAFLVPADLPGLSFGANEKKMGWKAQPTRQVIMEGVRIPAENLLGEEGQGFSMAMKALNGGRLNIAACSLGGGQLALEKSAAYLKERQAFGGPLAKQEALVFKLADMDMELEAARSLLRRAASALDAKSPDMVRLCAMAKKVATDAGFNVANSAIQLHGGYGYLADYGMEKIFRDLRVHQILEGTNEIMSLIVGRSLLDN; from the coding sequence GTGTTTGAAATAAGCGACGACCAGAAATCGCTGATCGGCATGGTCCATGATTTCGCGGAAACCAAGATCGCACCGATGGCCCAAAAATGGGATGAAGAGCAGCATTTCCCCATCGACGTCCTCGCCCAGGCCGGGCAACTGGGCATGGGCGGCATTTATGCCTCGGAGGAGCACGGAGGCTCGGCGCTCACCCGCAGCGACGCGGTCCTGGTCTTCGAGGAACTGGCCAAGGCAGACCCCACCTTGGCCGCCTACATTTCCATCCACAACATGGTGGTGTGGATGGTCGATAGCTTCGGCAACGATGAACAGCGCGCAAAATGGCTGCCGGACTTGATCAGCATGGAACAGCTCGGCTCCTACTGCCTGACCGAACCGGGGATCGGCTCCGACGCCGCGGCCCTGAGCACCCGCGCCCGCAAAGACGGCAACGAATACGTGCTCAGCGGTGTTAAGCAATTCATCTCGGGAGCCGGAAGTTCCGGACTCTACATCGTCATGGCCCGCACCGCGGATACCGGCGCCCGTGGCATCAGCGCCTTCCTGGTTCCAGCGGATCTGCCGGGACTGAGCTTCGGTGCAAATGAGAAGAAGATGGGCTGGAAGGCGCAGCCCACGCGCCAGGTCATCATGGAAGGCGTGCGCATTCCCGCCGAAAACCTGCTGGGCGAGGAAGGCCAAGGATTCTCCATGGCCATGAAAGCCCTGAACGGCGGGCGATTGAATATCGCCGCCTGCTCACTGGGCGGCGGCCAGCTGGCACTGGAAAAATCGGCCGCGTACCTCAAGGAACGCCAGGCTTTCGGCGGCCCGCTGGCCAAGCAGGAAGCGCTGGTCTTCAAGCTCGCCGACATGGATATGGAACTCGAAGCGGCGCGGTCACTGCTGCGTCGCGCGGCCAGCGCATTGGATGCCAAAAGCCCCGATATGGTCCGCCTGTGCGCCATGGCCAAGAAGGTTGCCACCGATGCCGGATTCAACGTGGCCAATAGCGCCATCCAATTGCACGGAGGCTATGGGTACCTTGCGGACTACGGCATGGAGAAGATCTTCCGTGATCTGCGAGTGCACCAGATCCTGGAAGGAACCAACGAGATCATGTCCCTGATTGTCGGGCGCAGCCTGCTCGATAACTGA
- a CDS encoding winged helix-turn-helix transcriptional regulator, whose protein sequence is MQRLGDKWTPLVLLTLADGPLRFSGLRQLIGSVTPKVLTSTLRTLERDGLVQRTVYAQVPVRVDYELTDIGHSLLGPMEILRKWSESHASKVLQARDEFDARDDLIRS, encoded by the coding sequence ATGCAGCGCTTAGGGGATAAATGGACACCGCTGGTGCTTCTGACCCTAGCTGACGGGCCGTTACGTTTCTCCGGGTTACGCCAGCTCATCGGCAGTGTCACCCCGAAAGTGCTCACCAGCACCCTGCGCACCCTTGAACGTGACGGGCTGGTGCAACGCACCGTGTACGCGCAGGTCCCGGTCCGCGTGGACTACGAGCTCACCGACATCGGCCACAGCCTCTTGGGCCCGATGGAAATACTGCGCAAGTGGTCCGAGAGCCACGCATCCAAGGTGCTCCAAGCGCGAGACGAGTTCGATGCCCGCGATGATCTGATCCGTAGCTGA